Genomic window (Chionomys nivalis chromosome 7, mChiNiv1.1, whole genome shotgun sequence):
attgctcttccagaggtcccgagttcaattcccagcaaccacatggtggctcacagccatctataatgagatctggtgccctcttctggcatgcaagcatacatggaaggaatgctgtatacaaaatcaataaataaatcttttttttaaaaaaaaaaaaaaagaattttaattcaaAAGCTAATTGCTACAGAAAGGAAAGTTGGGAAAATCTGTGCTTTCCAAGTCACATGGGCTAGAGATGTCTGAAAACTATCAGGGCTTAAGCGCAGCTTAGAAACAAAGGGGAATGAAAGGGTCTTCAGTTGGGCCGAGACGGTTTGGcagctaagagtgcttgcttctcttccacgggacctgagtttagatcccaaACATGCTGCTCACTACCACCTACAATCCCTGCTCCGGGGATCTGGTATCCCCTCCTGGCATCCATGGGAACCTGCCGCACatggcatacacatacacaaataaaaaaaaggtgAATACTGATCCAGGTATGATGAtgtccacctttaatcccaacactcaggaagcataaTCAGAtatcaatgagtttgaggccagcctagtctacagcaAATTCaggccagttagggctacacaaTGAGGTCTTGTttacacacgcatatacacacacacaaacttcaaCCAACTAAAAGCCAATAGTTAACTGCATGCAGACTGGTTGCTTAAGTAAGTTTTTTGGCAGCTAAAGCCAAGGAGACTGCagaaaatagataaatacaaACAGACAGATGATGGAAATGACAAATGTGTTAAGAGCTCTTTTTTAATCACCCTTGACTCTTCCCAGCACTTAGTTCATGCATAGTTTCTGCTTGCTGTGTGTAGGGCACTTCCAAAGTCTCAAGCCACCACCAAAACATCATGCCTTCCAAATGCACAACAGAGAAACATCTGCAGCATCCCTTGTGTGAAGACTTTCTCGGGAGGGGTGCAGGGTTCGGAATTACCTTTATTTCACTTTCTCGTGAAAGCATCTCCAGAGCTTCTAGATGTGAAAGGCCTTGAAACTCATCAAAGAGTAGCCCATAATGagttttcttgtctgtttccatGGTTACCTCACTGGAGGGCCACTGCTCTTCTTTGTCCTTCACCTCTCGTAAAACCTAAAAAGAGAAGGAAGCGTTGCAATGCACCACGTAATGAGAGCTCAAGAGTGAGGTTACAGAGCAGAAAGGAGCACAGCTGCTCAGACTCCACTCAGAGCATGGCCCCTTCAGCCTGGCTTCGCAGTTCACATCCAAGAAGCTGGGGAATGGCCGGAAGAAAGTCATCACACAGAATCACACCCAAGACACCAGGTGCTGTTCTGCAGGTGGTTTAACAATTAATCAACAGCTCTGACAGGGTTTAGCAGACCGTTCTGCTGACAGGAGGCCACCGCAACAGGGAGACGAGGAACAAACAGCTGGAACTCCTCTATGCACTGCGTTCTCACTGTCCACCCTCAACCccagaaaattcaaaagaaaaaacatcaaCAAAGTTCCCAAGTTAACATCGGctaaaatcaaatcaaagcacAAACAGGAATCACACAGATAAAGGAAACAGTACCTGTGATAGTGTAGAATTCCGGTTCATCAGGCCCTTGGTTCTTTTAAATCCAGGATCCCCTTCTGCTATGACATCCATTGTCTTCTTCCCAATGAATTCCAAGGCATCCAAACCCCCACTGATAACGCTCTTGCCCTAGGAAAGCAGTAAAACTCCACTATAACAACACTGAGAGTGTTTACAGATTGACTGTTCAGTAAGGTCTGAACAGTGTGGCTCCAGTAAGCAGGAGGCTGACAGAGGAGAATATTCAGGTACAGCAAATGAACAACCAGTAAACTCTGGCTGGTCTGGGCAAATGATGAGAACCCTCCTCAGAATAAAAGGTAAAAGGCAGCTAGGGTGGAGTATTTGTCTgtcatgtgtgaggccctaggcTCAATCCCAGTACCAAgagattaaaaaaaggaaaagaagcagaaactactaagcactgggaaggctgagaagcagctAAAGAAATCATACACagctcacacaaatacacacaggaaGAACCACTTTGGGAAACTGTGGGTCAGTATCTACTGCAGCTGTATTACCTAGCAACACACTCATAGCTACACACCCAAGAGAAATGTGTGCAGAGATGTACTAGAAGACATGAATAAGGGTGTACAATGCAACACTCTGTAAGAGCTTACACTGGAGCCTGGCTTGGTGTTTACCAATTGTAGGAGCAATAAAAGGTGACCAAGTCACTCTATGAATACTGCAAAGCTGCAACATTGACATATATAGACACCTATGGCTCCATTTATACAAAGCAGAAGAGGAGGTCAAAATTAACTCATGACAGCAGAAGTCCTGGCAGTGGCTATCTGAGCTGGGGAAGAGCACATGCCTCAAGAAGGAAAGGCAATGGACTCACAGGTTTCTTACTATGGTTAAAAGTAGTATTCTATGAAAATTCAAACTGAACACATATGATGTCATATTCTATGTGCTACCATATTTCAAAGTTAAAGTGGGGTTAAGCATGGTAAGGCATGCCTGCAATCCCTACACTTGGGAACTTGCATACTGGAGGTTGTCTAGGCTACAAAGACcctgactcttaaaaaaaaaaaaaagaaagaaaaatactagcCATCTACCCCCATGTAAGAAAGACATTAAGAGCCCTATGCTATCCTTTTTTAAACATTCTCATCATCTACAGTTTAGCAAGTATCCATCAAAAAGTTCAAATGTCCCTTCTGCTTAAAAGGTGAAGTTATAagacttctgcattgctggtgggaatgtaagctggtacaacccttttggatgtcagtgtggcgatttctcagaaaattaggaaacaaccttcctcaagacccaacaataccacttttgggtacatatccaaaggatgctcaatcgtgccacaaggacatgtgctcaactatgttcatagcagctttgtttgtcatagccagaacctagaaacaacctaaatgcctctcgaccgaaggatggataaggaaaatgtggtacacttacacaatggagtactacacagcagaaaaaaataacgacagcttgaattttgcaggaaaatggatgaagctagaaaacattattttaagtgaggtacccagacacagaacaattatcacatgtactcactcataggtggtttttaaacataaagcaaagaaagccagcctacaaaccacaatcccagagaacttagacaacaatgaggaccctaagagagacttacattgatctaatctacatgggaagtacaaagtagaaaaagacaaggtctcctgagtaaattgagagcatgaagaccttgggggaggactgaaggaaggggagaagcagggaggggagcagagaaaaatgtagagctcaataaatatcaatttaaaaaaagttcaaaaaaattttaaaaaaagatgaagttATGAGAAAATATCTCTGTGAAGCAGAGACACTCCCCAAGGACACCAAAGCAGAACTTGTGAAATAACCAGCTCACACGGCACTTCTCTGGACTCCCTTAGGAGCAACAGTACACACGCATCCCAAGACAGGGAGGCAGGCCCATCACTCCAACACAGAGCAGGTCGTGCACTTTTCCCTCACCGTGCTCTGCACAGCCGTTGAGATGGTCGAGAGAACCCCGAAAGGACCAGCCACTGGTGAGCTTTCGTTCTCACTGCCATTTGTTTCTCCTGAAATAGAGGGTGGTAAACATGAAAGAAAGGATCATTAATTGCTTTAATAgcaaatttgtgtgtgtttttttttaattagacccTGTTTCTCCACACAAAGCTTCAggtctttctgtatttattttaaaacatctgcctatgttaaaataaaagccaaagtAGGCAgttgttttccatttatttcattttaaaaataaagtcaagtCTTGAACAAACTAAAGACTGATATGCATTCAGGCTATCTACTGGATAATCTCAGAGACGCAAGCTTCTGGACAAGGGAAAACCATTCAGCACTGGGAAATAGACAAGTGGCTAACCAGGGATGAGAGTACATGAATCTTTTCGGTTAATAAAATACTCTTATATTCCAAGTATATAGATCCAGGGAAGTACCTGTCAGTGCTCTATTGATTACACAATATAAACGAAACTACCTCTCCAAAGATCCAAACATAGAGCTATACAGCTAAAAGTAAGCTGTAACTCGCTGTGTCCTAGAAAACGATGCTCACCACCTGTCATCAAACAGACTGCATTACAAAGGTGGTTGTGCCTCAAAAACAATCTGTTccattttattaactttaaaaatccTTTAAGAGATCAACTTTGAAGGCTAAGAGGGTGTTgaatatgtgttcatgtgtgtagtacACATTTGCagatatgtggaggccagaggttaacctTGACTGTTCTTTAGGATAGCCTTTTGTGAGACAGTtcctctcactgggacctgggactCCGATTAAGCTAGCTGGCCATCAAGCCCCAGGcggcttcctctctctgccttcccaacaGCAGTATTAGAGgttttttcacatgggttctgggggtgggacctcaggtcctcatgctataGCAAGCAGTTTACAGACTGAACTATCACATGATTTGCGGGCTTCTGCTTCCAGTTACAATGTATTAACTGCTGTTGGACTTGCCCTCCTGCCATGGCAGCTACAAAACTGCACAAGAGACTAGAAACTACTTTCAAAGTCAGGCAAGAAGATTTTGGATCAACAGAATAGAGAACTAAAGTGACTCCCGTGGCTGAATTGGCTTGCTGTCCGAGAGAACTTTCAAGTACcaaaagggagggaaagacagagagaggagacagcaAGAGCTGAGAGGAATCTACAAGACTGGAGAGTATGGAGGCATCCCAGAATTCTCAGCTTCTACACACATATGTCTGAGTGCTTTTCCATGAATACTGCACTGCTCAGTATTCAGTACATCGGCACAAGGAGACTCCCCAAGGCTGGAAAAAGAACCTGCCTTGAAGCAGTAAGCTAAACAATCCCATAGTTCACACTAAGGTAAGAAACTTGACTTCCAACCTACTGAGCAGACTAAGTACTTGGGAAGTAGATTGAGCCCCCAGGAGAGCTGAGCCTGAAACAAACCCTTAGAGGCTACTCCAGACTCAGTCTAAACAAACACACTGAACaaagcctcaaattcacaggcaGAAGCCTGTGGGGCCACGTTTGTGTAACATGAGCTTGTCTCTGGCCAGAATTAAACTGCATGCAGTCAAGTGACCTAATTTTAATGCTAATCTAATTCCTACTCCAAGAAATTCCTAAGTGGAATAACTGGTGCCAGCTAGTTTCTGGAGGTCATGTATGCCAGAATTCTATATAGGTGGAGCTGGAGAAAACAGAGTCAGGTGGCTTCAACGGAAAATGatagaaataaacaaagcaaagcaacagTGAGAAACAATAAGGCCCCCAAGAGACAGTAGAAGTAAACATGGTTTTAAAACTCTATTCTGGCCCCTGACCCTCTAGATCCACAGTGATAATAACTGTGCCCTTTGGGTCTGAGTGACTATAGGTTTTCCTTTGATCCAGACAGACCAGAATAAGGTttcatcttcatttaaaaaaaaaaaaaaaaaaaaaatccaagtgagAACAAAAAAGCTAACACACTAaaatcttttttgtcttttgtcttgcCACAACTTACTCAAACTTAGCTAATTCTTACTGATGATGAACTTAATTATGGCGGACAAAACACTTCTCACTTTCTAAGCTCATGGCTTTATTGTAAATGTTTCCCAGTCCTCTGGATCACTTCATCCATGCAAAAGTGCAGTAAAGAGACATATGAATGGTTTCAAAAGACACGGCTAGCGCTCAAGATTCCTGCCCTCTTCCTCACAGTCCCGAGTCGCCCTGAGTGTCAAGTGCTGAATTAGTATTATTATGAAGTGTTAGTGTTGAAAAGGAACTGAAATGCCCATTTCCACCAAAACCCTCAGCACATGTGCTGACCTGCTGCTTGCTTGACTTCAGCTGAAATTTCAGTGGGGCTAGGAATTCCAAGAGAAGTCTCTGCCTTCTCGATGACATTTGAAATACCTTGTCCTAATGGAAAAAAACAATTAACATTTGTGTGCTCTGTGTTGGTACTGAAActgaagaatcaataaaacaaacaaaaacccaaacctgcAGTATTTCTAAAATCATGGTCCCAAAGCcacattattttaataatatatgtatTCTTGTCATTATCTCCTtaccaaaagacaaaaataccactgaCTTACCATCACTAAAGCGTAGGCTTAAACTAATCCCTAGACTTCAGCTTCCTAACAGAGTATGGCATGAACACAGTGTACacaaaacctaaataaatgaCCAAGGGTCTTACCTACTGTCGCTACTGTAGCCGAGGCTGAGGAGAGCAGGGACTTGCCCCAGCTGCCCCAGTAGCCCCATCCAGTCTGAGGGGCATCTTTACAAACAGCCTCCTGGTTTTCcagtgagagagaaaacaagacaaaggaaacaggaaaattaGAGGAGATTCTGAAGAGCACAGACAAGCTATCGACTCAGTAGACAAGCACAGGCGGGCAAATCCGTGACTTGGGTAAAAATCGCCTGACTGACAGATAAATGCCATCAGGACATAAATACCCCGCAGCAAATGCAATTACTGAGAGAGGTATTTTTAGAACTCAGAAAGCTGTTACTTTATGGCTGTAAAAAAAGGAAGGGCCACAGTAAATTAGTACTACCGTGTCCCTTTTAAGCCTTGTATTTTTAAGTCCCACAATTTCAACAGATTGCTACTCTGGTTATAGTTTGTGTCACCTGGGCAGGAAGCTGAGAAGGCTCAAGGTCTCTGGAAAGAATGGGTTCTGGTCTTTTCCGAGTGGATGCTACAGGCTGAGATATATTCTCTGGCTTCTCAGTTGGCTCACAGTTCCCATCTTGAAGGATAGGGCCTGCTTCAGTTACCGTTGGTGTCTCTGTAGCATCCTTATCTGACATGACTAGAACATCACCTGCTAAAACAAAAGCACAAGAATCTACTGATATCAGCTTCTTTAGTATAAACTATCTGCTTAATATTTTTGAGACTTTCAGATTCATATACTAGTATAAGATGAAAGATCCTACAtaccttccccccactccccccagcAGAAGCTAACATTGTTACAATTCACCAGTATCCTTCCAATTTTACATGTACCCATGTACACATTAGTTATACAAAATGTTACCATGTACAGCGCTGATACAAAGTCCCTTGGTATCTGTAAGGAATTGGCTGCAAGAAGCCTACAGACAACACAATCTGCAGTGGTCAGTCCCTTCTATACAGTGGACAGGATCTGCATATAACCAACTCATCTTCACAGTCTTGTCACCTCTGCTTCATCTGGAATGTCTAGCACCACCTGTGATGCTAtgtaaatgactttttttttctttttggcttttttgaaggctgtcctggaactaactctctataccaggctggcctcaaactcacagagacccccacctgtctctgcctcccaactgctgggattaaaggtgtgcgccaccagccAACACTGACAGGCCTTATGTAAATGGCTTTAAACTGAACAATCCGAAGTCCACATAGGTTTAGTACAGGTGAAACTTTTTTCACTTAGGTTTTGTTAAGTCTGTGAATTCTGAGTCCCAGATTCAGCAGGCCAACTGCTTACCTGGacaggtattttgtttgtggttttataaataaagcttgcctgaagatcagagtgcagtgctaaaccactagaggccagggtgtggtagcacacacctttaatcccaggattcaaggccaccctgggctacaggaggtGGAAttgtctaaaaagagaaacagaactcacacaaaggtgattccagcacatgggagtcacagatctttaatcccagcactagataGGTGGATAGAGGAGTGAGTGACTGAGCAGAGAAAGGCATATaaggaggaggagacaagagctctttggagtctgaggtttggtggagtcACAATGCAgtctaggcagtctgaggatTGCCCCTTCGGTCTAAGCATTggcagaggtaaaaggtctcccTAGTGGCTTATTgctctacttctctgatcttcagttttaacccctatatctgatgatgggttttaattaattaaacccAACTACAATTCATGCCACACTTAACTCTCCAGGTAAGGCACAATCCACTCCTAAGGATCCCTGTGCCATCCTTTCTGTAGCCAACACTTCCAgcatttctttcaacctagagcaACCAGCTACTGCTCTGTTCTCTGACACTGAAATTTTCAAGTTGTATATATTGAAGCATAGAGTGTACCTCTGCAGTGACTTTTCACTCAGCCTAAGTCCCTACATTCCACTACGGTTCCATCAAAAGTCCCTTTCATGAGGCTGTTACACAACTAAAACAGTTTTCAAAGTTCGTGTACAGGTTTTTATGTGAACATAAGCTTTTTCTCTGGAATAATCAACAAATACTTTATTAATAAGATGGGTCATATGGCAAGTCCATGCTTCGATTTATATGAAACATGGGTCATAGAAGTCCATGCCTAGTTTTCTATGAAACATGGTTCAAACATTAAGTCCATGCTTAGTTTTATATGAAACATAGGTTATGTGATAAGTCATTTCAAACGTAATTACCATCTTTTCCAGAGTAGTACAAATAACCAAAAATTTCTGCATTCTGATCAGGTAATTTGAGCCACTTTTATAGGTATGTGGCAGCGCGCTGTGGCTTCTATGTTGCATACCCCCATGTGCCCCCAGTCACTACAGCAGACATCTTTCCAGGTGCTGATTTACCATCTGAACAGTCTCTTCAGAGAAACATTTAGATATGTCTCTGGCACATTTTTCAGTTAGATTGCTTTGTCATTTTCTGTTGAGTTTTGAGAGCACATAATATCTACGTTCAATATCATCCTAGcctaaagtttattttctttgccttattttgtttcaccttttgagacaggatctccctctTTGCTGGCCACTAGCttatggcaattctcctgcctcaaacttccaagtgctggaattatagatcagaggcaccatgcttggctttttcaTTACCTTCATGGGGTCTTCCACAAagaaattttttcattttgatgaagGCCATTATCAGTCTTTCCTTTTACTAGCCTGTCCTTCAAAAATTTTACCATTATGCATccattcttgttttttgagactgtttAAGCCATCAAGTAACACTGTGTCAAAtcagctttctattttttttaagattctttgTAAATATTCCAAACACTGTTTTGATAGTTAGGCCATCTGATGTAACCAAAGCATAATTAAATTCcacttttatttcattcattctgCTGTGTTTGGATCGAACTCAGAACCTCGCGAATGCTAAGGAAGAGCTCTACCACCTAAATACATCCTCCGGTGTCTCAGGTCAGCTTTGGAATAGCAATGTTACCCAATTCAATTCCTTCCGTAAGTACAGCTCTTTGGCAATGAAAGCCAGTATATAACTGATACTTCCACTGAGGGAAATACTAGTTCCCAGAATAACCAGTCATCACCAaagatcacacacacaacacacaccaggTATGCTAACATTTTACTCAGGTGTGTACTAAGTACAGGACAAATCCAACTCATGCTGTCATCCTTCTAATGCActaaaaaagaaactaacaagGAAGGTGGGTGGGACACAGCACAATAATtgaagcatacacacacacacacaatactcagtggtgcatgcctttaatcccagtacttgggaggtagaggtgagGAGACctctgagagtttaaggccagcctggtctacatagtgagttttaggacagacagagctacacagtgagatccttctcaaacacagacagaagaaatGTAGGCCATTTCTGCCCCACTCAGTCCAAAGGCTGATCTAATAACAAGACACCGACGTGCCTGCACAAGTTCAGAAGCTGTTCTTGcagctgtatttaaaaaaaaaaaaaaactgtggccgggcggtggtggcgcactcctttaatcccagcactcaggaggcagaggcaggcggatctctgtgagttcgagaccagcctggtctacaagagctagttgcaggacaggcaccaaagctacagagaaaccttatctaaggggaaaagaaaatgtatcttttgaaactacttttttctcttttctccagttTTCAACATATGGTAAGTCCACAGATGTGCTATATGTAAGCAAATACACACGTTGCAAAAAAGCAAGTGAATTTCACTTAATTTTATGGCACTAGAACATTACTAATTAGTAAACTCTGGTTGCCCCTATTCTTTCCCTTGCACAACAAAGATTTTAAGAAGCATCGAGGACCTGCCAGGCTTTCAGGCTGAGCCAGGCGACGAGATTCTGTGTATAGTGATGCCCGCCTCCCCCGTCCCTgtaaacaaaattaaacacataCCAGACGGACGGAATTGTACTATTTAATGTTTGCCGGGTAGTCTGTGGTCAGTGTGCTTCCCTGATTGGAGGAGAAAGACTCAGATGACGGGAGAAGTCGAACGACAGAACACATTCGATGCACACGCGTCCCCACCGCATTACCCAGAGGCAGCGCGGCTGAGAGCCGGACCGGGGTCAACGCCGCAGCCAGACCGCGCGACGAGGAGGCCGGGCGGCGGCAGCGGGCAGCGGCGGCTCCCCGGCTAACGAGGCCAGTCTCCAGTCTCCGCACGCCCGCACGCAGGTCCCACCCCCAGGCCTGACGTAAACAAGCTCCTCAGCCCCTGAGGCTGACGAAAACCTCCGGACACAGCCGGAAGCGCAGCAGCCCTCCAACCCGTGACACCAGCGACCCCAGCCCTCGCCGCCCTCACCCGGAAGCCCCGCAGACCCGACACTCACCACCCCTCACCGGGGCTACGGCCACCAGCTCGCCACTCCGACGGTCACGGAAGTAGTCCTGACCTCCGTACGGAGGCGGGGTCGCCTTCACGGAGTGCTTCCGGGTCAGGTATCCGCTGGGGCGGAAGGAGCTGACTCCGGTGAGGTGAGTGTTTATTCTGCTCAGGTAGCGGCCTGAGAGATGGGGATGCTGGGTGCTGAAGGTGCGGGGATGCCCGCCGTCCGTGAAGGCCTGGGGTGGGGGTTCCGCCATGAAGTATTTACGGACTCCTAGAGAGAGCCAGCGACGCCCCCGGGAAACCAGTGAAGACCCTGCtaaggggatggggaagggagccCACAAACAAGTCAAAACAACGCCATCTAAGATGGTAGCTAAGTGCGTTATCGAAGTTTAAATGAGGTGACGGAGCGGAACTGAGTGAGGaagtggaaaggaggaagccttCTGCCGATCTGGAGAAGGAGTAGAGCTTTGCcaggagagagaggagcagagggcgACAAcgcggaggg
Coding sequences:
- the Fam114a2 gene encoding protein FAM114A2, with translation MSDKDATETPTVTEAGPILQDGNCEPTEKPENISQPVASTRKRPEPILSRDLEPSQLPAQEAVCKDAPQTGWGYWGSWGKSLLSSASATVATVGQGISNVIEKAETSLGIPSPTEISAEVKQAAGETNGSENESSPVAGPFGVLSTISTAVQSTGKSVISGGLDALEFIGKKTMDVIAEGDPGFKRTKGLMNRNSTLSQVLREVKDKEEQWPSSEVTMETDKKTHYGLLFDEFQGLSHLEALEMLSRESEIKVKSILSSLSGEELQTTRLELEQLKEAFSLADFCEEEEEERQGDEDFTKEITELFAQLHVSSRPEKLTRARNTAYEWIRTSLAKPAAEKEGGEKQLEIENVEEAKKNSIEDIHAFAIRSLAELTACSIELFHKTAALVLHGQKQEVTALERSQTLSQVTVVLCKDLGSLSKEFTTCLTTAGVREKADVLNPIITAVFLEASNSASYIQDAFQLLLPVLQISLIENKTESPRGEPPAQSPLTEH